One genomic region from Spirosoma sp. KCTC 42546 encodes:
- a CDS encoding efflux RND transporter permease subunit produces MWIVRLALEKKYTIAVMALLIMIMGGLAVTQMPTDIFPRINIPVVSVIWGYTGLSTNEMEKMITNFSETSLINNVSDIQRLESQTYNGTAVLKIFFQPSVKIEEALAQVTAISQTILVRMPPGTQPPLIVRYNATDVPVLQLGLSSDSLTESQITDYAQTRVRPQISTVPGSRLSQAFGGKSRQIAVDLEPEQLVAYNVTPEEVTNAVSAQNLTLPGGSLRLAEREYNVRLNSKPDVITTLNDIPIKTVGGTTVHMRDVANVHDGSAVQSNIVKQDGSKGVLMRIVKTGNASTTEIVDKIKNQILPTVRAAAPSNLRIEALFDQSLFVRASIKGVLVEGLIAALLTAALILLFLGSWRSTLIVAISIPLSILSSLIVLYLLGETLNIQTLGGLALAIGILVDDATVTIENIHRNEELGMPLRQAILEGAQQIATPTLVSTLTICIVFTSVLFLEGPARFLFGPLAEAVVFAMLASYVLSRTLVPALADLMLKGESHGTGHELESASRPSAFARFYNRFNAGFDRFQARYIRALEWVLNSRRTVFAVFLVVIIFTGVLLPFVGRDFFPHVDGGQMRLHLRAPAGTRLESTEQVSAKTAEIVREVIPEAEVGSIITNIGLTSERYNFFFSDNSSASSADAELLISLNEDRSHSTDDYASELRARLREEMPDVTYFFLPADIVSQILNFGLTAAIDVQVSGFDRANNLKVARDMQDKIAQIPGLVDVHLHQVLDAPELFLDVDRERAGQLGLTEQRVATNLNISLSGTGQTRPNFWPDPNTGFPYIIAVQTPPYKLDSYEKLLQTPVTAGQAQAGPQLLSNVMTMRRTVAPVIINRVNTQPTYDVYASVEKTDLGSVAKALEKISAEYKTQLKPGNVISIRGQVESMESAFNRLGLGIVFAALLVYLLMVVNFQSFRYPFIIITALPGALCGMVWMLFLTGTTFSIPSLMGAIMSVGVATANSILLVSFAKDHLPEVGGNAYEAALEAGRTRLRPILMTAIAMIIGMLPMSLGLGEGGEQNAPLGRAVIGGLLMATFTTLLFVPVVFSYLARKPKSEDQSTPVVS; encoded by the coding sequence ATGTGGATTGTTCGCTTAGCGCTTGAAAAAAAATATACCATCGCCGTTATGGCGTTGCTGATCATGATAATGGGTGGGCTGGCCGTTACGCAAATGCCAACCGACATTTTTCCGCGTATTAATATTCCGGTCGTATCCGTCATTTGGGGGTATACCGGTTTGTCGACGAACGAAATGGAGAAGATGATCACCAACTTCTCCGAAACCTCACTGATTAATAACGTAAGTGACATTCAACGGCTCGAATCGCAGACCTACAATGGCACTGCGGTTCTAAAAATATTTTTCCAGCCCAGCGTTAAAATAGAAGAAGCACTCGCGCAGGTAACGGCCATTTCGCAGACAATTCTGGTGCGTATGCCGCCCGGAACACAGCCTCCGCTTATTGTCCGCTATAACGCTACCGATGTACCAGTTCTGCAATTAGGCCTTTCGTCAGATAGCCTGACTGAATCACAGATTACCGACTACGCGCAAACGCGTGTTCGGCCGCAGATCTCAACGGTACCCGGTAGCCGTCTATCGCAGGCCTTTGGTGGTAAATCCCGCCAGATTGCGGTGGATTTAGAACCCGAACAATTGGTAGCGTATAATGTCACGCCAGAGGAGGTGACCAATGCCGTCTCGGCTCAAAACCTGACGCTACCGGGTGGTTCACTGCGACTGGCTGAGCGTGAATACAATGTTCGCCTGAATTCCAAGCCTGATGTTATTACTACTTTAAATGACATCCCGATTAAGACCGTTGGTGGAACGACTGTTCACATGCGCGACGTCGCTAACGTGCACGATGGATCTGCTGTTCAATCGAATATTGTGAAGCAGGATGGCAGTAAGGGGGTGTTGATGCGGATCGTGAAAACGGGGAATGCCTCAACGACCGAAATTGTCGATAAGATTAAAAACCAGATTTTACCAACGGTTCGGGCCGCAGCGCCATCAAATCTGCGTATTGAAGCACTGTTCGATCAATCGCTGTTTGTGCGGGCCTCTATCAAAGGCGTATTAGTAGAAGGCTTAATTGCTGCGCTATTGACTGCAGCGTTGATTTTACTCTTTCTGGGAAGCTGGCGCAGTACGCTTATTGTAGCGATCTCGATTCCATTATCTATTCTGTCGTCTCTGATTGTTCTGTATTTGTTGGGCGAAACGCTGAATATTCAAACCCTGGGTGGACTAGCGCTTGCCATTGGTATTCTGGTGGATGATGCAACGGTTACCATCGAAAATATTCACCGGAACGAAGAATTGGGCATGCCGCTACGGCAGGCCATTCTCGAAGGTGCCCAGCAAATTGCCACGCCAACGCTCGTCTCTACACTTACCATTTGTATTGTATTTACGTCGGTTCTGTTCCTTGAAGGACCGGCCCGATTCCTGTTTGGTCCCCTGGCCGAAGCCGTGGTGTTTGCCATGCTGGCGTCTTACGTACTTTCCCGGACACTGGTTCCGGCGCTGGCTGATCTGATGCTAAAGGGTGAGAGCCATGGTACAGGACACGAGCTTGAATCGGCGAGTCGGCCATCGGCCTTTGCTCGTTTTTATAACCGCTTCAATGCGGGGTTCGATCGGTTTCAGGCTCGGTATATTCGGGCTTTGGAATGGGTACTCAATAGTCGTAGAACCGTATTTGCTGTATTTTTAGTGGTGATTATTTTCACCGGCGTGCTGTTGCCGTTTGTCGGGCGTGATTTCTTTCCGCATGTCGATGGTGGGCAAATGCGGCTTCACTTACGTGCACCTGCCGGTACCCGTCTCGAATCGACCGAACAGGTTTCGGCTAAAACGGCTGAAATTGTTCGTGAAGTAATTCCGGAAGCCGAAGTAGGGTCAATTATTACGAACATTGGCCTGACCTCCGAGCGGTATAATTTCTTTTTCTCTGATAACTCATCGGCCAGCTCTGCGGATGCGGAATTGCTGATTTCGCTGAATGAAGACCGTTCGCACTCAACAGACGACTATGCCAGTGAGTTGCGGGCGCGGCTACGTGAAGAAATGCCTGACGTTACGTATTTCTTCCTCCCCGCCGATATCGTCAGTCAGATTCTGAATTTCGGTCTGACGGCCGCTATTGATGTGCAGGTGTCGGGCTTCGACCGCGCTAATAACCTTAAAGTAGCGCGGGATATGCAGGATAAAATCGCGCAGATTCCAGGCCTAGTTGATGTGCATTTGCACCAGGTGCTAGACGCCCCCGAACTGTTCCTGGATGTGGACCGTGAACGAGCTGGTCAATTGGGCCTGACCGAACAACGGGTGGCAACCAATCTGAATATTTCCCTGAGCGGCACCGGTCAGACCCGCCCGAACTTCTGGCCCGATCCAAATACGGGTTTTCCCTACATCATTGCGGTACAAACACCACCCTACAAACTTGACTCATACGAAAAACTGCTTCAAACGCCCGTTACGGCAGGTCAGGCGCAGGCAGGGCCACAACTGTTGAGCAATGTAATGACGATGAGACGCACGGTTGCTCCCGTCATTATCAACCGGGTTAATACACAACCGACCTATGATGTGTATGCGTCTGTCGAGAAAACGGATCTAGGATCGGTTGCGAAGGCGCTGGAGAAAATCTCGGCCGAATACAAAACACAGCTAAAACCTGGTAACGTTATTTCGATTCGAGGGCAGGTGGAGAGTATGGAAAGCGCCTTTAACCGATTGGGTCTGGGTATTGTCTTTGCTGCTTTGCTGGTGTACCTGCTTATGGTCGTTAACTTCCAGTCGTTCCGTTATCCGTTTATTATTATCACTGCCTTGCCAGGTGCGTTGTGTGGCATGGTCTGGATGCTATTTCTGACCGGCACTACGTTTAGTATTCCATCGCTGATGGGCGCAATTATGAGCGTAGGTGTAGCTACGGCAAACAGTATTTTGTTGGTTAGCTTCGCGAAAGATCATTTGCCTGAAGTTGGCGGTAATGCCTACGAAGCGGCTCTCGAAGCAGGACGGACTCGTTTGCGACCTATTCTGATGACCGCCATTGCCATGATTATCGGGATGCTCCCCATGTCGCTGGGGCTTGGCGAAGGGGGTGAGCAGAATGCTCCACTTGGACGGGCTGTTATCGGAGGCTTATTAATGGCCACGTTTACCACGCTGTTATTCGTGCCAGTCGTTTTTAGCTATCTGGCCCGGAAACCAAAGTCGGAGGATCAATCGACACCCGTTGTATCATGA
- a CDS encoding DUF952 domain-containing protein, whose translation MSLIYHIVSAADWAAQENSPTYEAASLQTEGFIHLSQKEQVGATLGRYYATVPDLLLLHVDTEKLTQELKYELATNNELFPHLYGPLNKDAVIEIEQLN comes from the coding sequence ATGAGCTTGATTTATCACATTGTTTCGGCTGCCGATTGGGCTGCACAGGAAAATTCGCCGACTTATGAAGCTGCCAGTTTACAGACGGAAGGCTTTATCCATTTGTCGCAAAAAGAACAGGTGGGCGCAACCTTGGGCCGGTATTATGCAACCGTTCCTGACTTGCTGCTGCTGCATGTCGATACAGAGAAATTAACGCAGGAACTAAAATATGAACTTGCTACGAACAATGAGTTGTTTCCCCATCTGTATGGGCCTCTCAATAAAGATGCTGTTATAGAAATAGAACAATTGAACTAG
- a CDS encoding efflux RND transporter periplasmic adaptor subunit, with protein sequence MKALRIIIPLLALTALFVFFGVLPRIKNTQELKAAADQEKSREPIVNAVPLKHSSDTTGLTLPGQIQPYRQTPLYARTQGFLRRWYVDIGAHVKQGQVLAVIDAPELDQDIARAKADRQLAQVNLDRLQSVQLPGAIAKQDIDTRQSGVTVAQANLGRLEALKDLQQVRAPFSGVITSRTAENGVIVSPGTGQPLFTISELGTLRVFVDVPQTYFRYIKIGLPATVIIPELKNQKFMGKVVRTSGTLRSDSRTLLAEVVIPNPGQDLPSGLYSMVKFDMIAAKAPVLIPANALQITSEGPRVVVVDPDKRVRFVPITLGRDYGTTLEATNGLTGQEIVVTNPNDRLRDGQKVRFRKEIIAAKTVAQR encoded by the coding sequence ATGAAAGCGTTACGAATCATTATTCCCTTACTGGCCCTCACTGCCCTATTTGTATTTTTCGGAGTATTGCCGAGAATCAAGAATACGCAGGAACTGAAGGCAGCCGCTGATCAGGAAAAAAGCCGGGAGCCGATTGTGAATGCCGTGCCTCTGAAGCACTCGTCCGATACAACCGGCCTGACGCTGCCTGGCCAGATTCAACCCTATCGACAAACACCGTTGTACGCTCGTACGCAGGGGTTTCTGCGCCGGTGGTACGTAGATATTGGTGCGCATGTAAAACAGGGACAGGTATTGGCCGTAATCGATGCGCCTGAACTTGATCAGGACATTGCGCGTGCCAAAGCGGACCGGCAATTGGCTCAGGTTAATCTCGACCGGTTGCAAAGTGTGCAATTGCCCGGTGCCATTGCCAAACAGGATATTGATACCCGCCAGTCGGGTGTTACAGTTGCCCAGGCTAATTTGGGTCGTCTGGAGGCCCTAAAGGACTTGCAGCAGGTCCGGGCTCCATTCAGTGGCGTGATTACCAGTCGGACGGCTGAGAATGGGGTGATCGTGTCGCCAGGTACCGGCCAGCCGTTATTTACAATCTCCGAGTTAGGTACGTTGCGCGTATTTGTCGATGTTCCGCAAACGTACTTTCGTTATATCAAGATCGGTTTGCCCGCAACGGTTATCATCCCTGAGCTAAAGAACCAGAAATTTATGGGTAAAGTAGTGCGGACGTCGGGTACGTTGCGCAGTGATTCACGAACATTACTGGCCGAAGTGGTCATTCCAAATCCTGGGCAGGATTTGCCATCTGGCCTGTACAGCATGGTAAAGTTTGATATGATTGCGGCTAAAGCCCCCGTTTTAATTCCCGCAAATGCCTTACAAATAACGTCCGAAGGCCCGCGGGTTGTTGTGGTTGATCCCGACAAACGGGTTCGGTTTGTTCCAATTACGCTAGGCCGCGACTATGGGACAACGCTTGAAGCCACCAATGGCCTGACCGGACAGGAAATTGTAGTCACTAACCCCAATGACCGCCTTCGCGATGGTCAGAAAGTTCGCTTCCGAAAGGAGATTATTGCGGCCAAAACCGTAGCCCAACGATGA
- a CDS encoding efflux transporter outer membrane subunit — translation MRKSIVISLWFVAVGAPIYSFEVNAQTTPISPPGGAVTIQPGNGSTNTPGTVQPQSPATNGATAPTPNITSTFNSADLAPTLTVSGFRRFGDPLLESLIQLGLDNSPNLRAALSRLEEARIRVRVAQSFLSPSLRSSALITTQSLSQHRPLALLTAAPDETPRFQLNTFQLLPIDASYELDLFKRIRSTIAVADLQAQASVADYQAFRLSLAADIARTYLLIRGNDAEQAVFRRNIQSRDTTLSILRERFRVGLINQIDVQRAETDYAGLQVTLKGLERARVELVNGLSQLCAQDPSQFSVPVGTLPATVPSYPFATVAVDQLQNRPDLVQFIRQNQIAAAQVTVQENSTRPRVNLVGSAGVLSGRVGPWFTPSSGTYILGVNASVPLYEGHRARQNIALSKQLIQTNQQTYQQAIQVAQRDAETALDNLTLLRQQIDLQGQTLTLARRTEQYNRELYVRGLATYLEVLDAQRTILITEQQLVQLRSQESQYAVALLRAVGGDW, via the coding sequence ATGAGAAAAAGTATAGTAATTAGTTTATGGTTTGTTGCGGTCGGTGCGCCGATCTATTCGTTCGAGGTAAACGCACAAACAACGCCTATTAGCCCGCCAGGTGGTGCTGTAACCATTCAACCCGGCAACGGGTCGACCAATACACCAGGTACGGTTCAGCCCCAATCACCGGCCACGAATGGAGCTACTGCGCCGACCCCGAACATAACGTCGACTTTCAATTCCGCTGACCTGGCGCCAACGCTGACGGTTAGCGGGTTTCGTCGTTTTGGTGACCCTCTGCTTGAGTCTCTGATTCAATTAGGATTGGATAATAGCCCGAACCTACGGGCGGCATTGAGTCGGTTGGAAGAGGCCCGAATTCGGGTGCGGGTTGCCCAGTCGTTTTTGTCTCCCTCGTTGCGGAGTTCGGCCCTAATTACCACACAGAGTTTGTCTCAGCATCGGCCATTAGCTCTGCTAACGGCGGCACCAGACGAAACTCCCCGTTTTCAGTTGAATACATTTCAATTGCTGCCCATTGACGCCAGTTATGAGCTAGACTTGTTTAAGCGTATTCGGAGCACCATTGCTGTTGCCGATTTGCAGGCACAAGCCAGCGTTGCCGATTACCAGGCGTTTCGCCTGAGTCTTGCCGCCGATATTGCCCGAACGTATCTACTCATTCGGGGAAACGATGCAGAACAAGCCGTTTTTCGTCGGAATATTCAGTCCCGCGATACTACCCTGTCTATTCTTCGTGAACGTTTCCGGGTGGGGCTGATCAACCAAATCGATGTGCAACGAGCCGAAACAGATTATGCTGGTTTACAGGTAACCCTCAAAGGACTGGAGCGCGCCCGTGTTGAGCTGGTCAATGGTCTATCGCAATTATGTGCACAGGACCCATCACAGTTTTCGGTTCCGGTAGGTACTTTACCGGCAACGGTCCCTAGTTATCCATTTGCTACCGTTGCGGTTGATCAATTGCAGAATCGACCTGATCTGGTGCAATTTATTCGTCAGAACCAGATTGCCGCTGCACAGGTAACGGTTCAGGAGAACAGTACCCGACCACGAGTAAATTTGGTTGGTTCGGCAGGCGTACTTTCAGGGCGGGTTGGTCCGTGGTTCACGCCAAGTAGTGGTACGTATATTCTAGGCGTCAATGCATCAGTGCCACTTTATGAAGGCCACCGCGCCCGTCAAAATATCGCGCTCTCGAAACAATTGATCCAAACGAATCAGCAGACGTACCAGCAGGCGATCCAGGTAGCCCAGCGGGATGCCGAAACGGCCCTGGATAACCTTACCCTGTTACGTCAGCAGATTGATCTGCAAGGACAAACGCTCACACTGGCCCGTCGGACGGAACAATATAACCGTGAGCTCTATGTGCGGGGGTTAGCTACCTATCTTGAAGTGCTCGATGCGCAACGTACGATTCTTATAACCGAACAGCAGTTAGTGCAGCTTCGGAGTCAGGAATCTCAGTATGCGGTTGCTCTACTACGAGCTGTTGGCGGGGATTGGTAG
- a CDS encoding mannose-1-phosphate guanylyltransferase, producing MNHTYVIIMAGGVGTRFWPFSRTSYPKQFHDVLGTGRTLLQQTADRFDGICPPENIYIVTSSLYKDLCQQQLPQLSDDQVLCEPIARNTAPCVAYACYKIAQQDPEANIIVAPADHIILKEEEFQRTIQTALDATKEQDILVTLGIQPSRPDTGYGYIQYIPESESAIKKVKTFTEKPHLELAQQFVESGEFVWNAGIFVWNAQSIIKAFEAYLPEVAEIFEEGKEAYYKEQESAFVDKAYSLTKSISIDNGIMEKANNVYVVLSDFGWSDLGTWKSLYEVSDKNDDFNVVDGHIMLYDTKNCIIKTPKDRLVVVNGLDGYIVAEYDNVLMICRKEEEQKVKNFVADAKERGIEFV from the coding sequence ATGAATCACACCTATGTCATTATTATGGCGGGGGGCGTCGGAACGCGGTTCTGGCCTTTCAGCCGGACAAGTTATCCTAAACAATTCCATGATGTTCTCGGTACCGGCCGAACGCTGCTCCAACAAACCGCCGACCGTTTTGACGGCATCTGCCCCCCCGAAAATATTTATATAGTTACCAGTTCGCTTTACAAGGATTTGTGCCAGCAGCAACTGCCGCAACTCTCCGATGATCAGGTTTTGTGTGAGCCCATTGCACGGAATACCGCTCCCTGTGTGGCCTATGCCTGTTACAAGATAGCGCAGCAGGACCCCGAAGCCAACATCATTGTTGCGCCTGCCGATCATATTATTCTGAAGGAAGAGGAATTTCAGCGAACCATTCAGACGGCTCTCGATGCAACGAAAGAGCAGGATATTCTGGTAACCCTGGGCATTCAGCCTAGCCGTCCTGATACAGGTTATGGCTATATTCAATACATTCCGGAGTCTGAGAGTGCGATTAAAAAAGTCAAGACGTTCACTGAAAAACCCCACCTTGAACTGGCTCAACAGTTTGTAGAAAGTGGCGAATTCGTCTGGAACGCTGGTATTTTCGTGTGGAACGCTCAGTCAATCATTAAAGCGTTTGAGGCATATCTGCCTGAAGTCGCCGAGATTTTTGAAGAAGGAAAAGAGGCTTATTACAAAGAGCAGGAAAGTGCGTTTGTCGATAAAGCCTATTCACTCACGAAAAGCATTTCCATTGATAACGGTATCATGGAAAAAGCGAATAACGTATACGTTGTCCTGAGTGATTTCGGTTGGTCGGATTTGGGTACGTGGAAATCATTGTATGAAGTGTCGGATAAGAATGATGACTTCAATGTGGTGGACGGTCATATCATGCTTTACGATACGAAGAACTGCATCATTAAAACGCCGAAAGATCGCCTGGTGGTTGTGAATGGACTGGATGGCTACATTGTAGCCGAGTATGACAACGTCCTGATGATTTGCCGGAAAGAAGAAGAGCAAAAAGTGAAAAACTTTGTAGCCGACGCCAAAGAACGGGGTATTGAGTTTGTTTAA
- a CDS encoding M48 family metalloprotease: MPVRAALSLSILSLSVAFVGPLLAQIPSSPGSFICSYTGGKAAPDVICSPTTPSNGHAERVVDRILKPIGLLRNFKVIECANTSNCFATVLKGQRFIVYDGAFMAQIEEETETDWSAISIMAHEIGHHLQGHTIDGRGGQPIKEIEADKFSGFVLHQLGASLEDATVAVKALGDEHATSTHPAKPARIEAIRKGWLEAEAMYPKSRTAVKTPTAMAPKPMSTNTSLAASSRPVVAPAAPVRRAGNRVTVGCVSGDCQDGTGVFVYPTLERYAGEFEEGDKHGEGTEYYADGKVKYKGNFRDNLRSDYGVYYYRNGDKYVGWFQNNIPNGKGTYYFADGDKIVATFKNGQPVQ; this comes from the coding sequence ATGCCTGTGAGAGCGGCTTTATCTTTATCTATTCTTTCGTTAAGTGTGGCCTTTGTTGGCCCGCTATTAGCCCAGATTCCCAGTAGTCCCGGCTCGTTTATTTGTAGCTACACGGGCGGGAAAGCGGCCCCCGACGTCATTTGCTCGCCTACGACCCCCTCCAATGGCCATGCTGAGCGCGTTGTTGACCGGATTTTGAAACCTATTGGGCTACTACGCAATTTCAAAGTCATTGAGTGCGCCAATACCTCTAACTGTTTCGCAACCGTCCTCAAAGGGCAGCGATTTATCGTTTATGATGGCGCTTTTATGGCGCAAATTGAGGAAGAAACCGAAACCGACTGGTCGGCTATCAGCATCATGGCGCATGAAATCGGGCACCATTTGCAGGGTCATACGATTGATGGCCGGGGGGGACAACCGATCAAAGAAATTGAAGCCGATAAGTTTTCTGGCTTTGTACTGCACCAGTTAGGGGCATCCCTGGAAGATGCAACGGTAGCCGTGAAAGCACTGGGTGATGAACACGCCACCTCAACCCACCCAGCCAAACCGGCTCGTATCGAGGCTATTCGCAAGGGTTGGCTGGAAGCGGAAGCCATGTATCCCAAAAGCCGAACGGCGGTGAAAACGCCAACCGCTATGGCTCCCAAGCCAATGAGTACCAATACCAGTTTGGCCGCATCATCTCGCCCCGTAGTGGCACCTGCTGCACCCGTCCGCCGGGCTGGTAACCGGGTAACAGTAGGTTGTGTGTCAGGTGATTGCCAGGATGGGACAGGGGTATTTGTTTACCCAACCCTCGAACGCTACGCAGGCGAGTTTGAAGAGGGCGATAAACACGGCGAAGGGACAGAATACTACGCCGATGGTAAAGTGAAATACAAAGGAAATTTTCGGGATAATCTCCGTTCCGACTATGGTGTGTATTACTACCGAAACGGCGATAAATACGTAGGATGGTTCCAGAATAATATTCCTAACGGCAAAGGAACCTACTATTTTGCGGATGGCGATAAGATCGTGGCTACGTTTAAGAACGGTCAGCCAGTGCAGTAA
- a CDS encoding FecR family protein, with translation MPIYADYTAEDLAQDDFFREWVQQPDSETNLFWSDFLTRYPEKQPVVVAARALLKAVSRVQVIPSVEQGNRMWAIIDQHLQEKENTVLADEPRQYQLGFRWQWLATAASIALVLGIGWWFMLKPGASNSIGTHIATPGESTVAWIEKMNTTRQPLSIQLADGSRVVLEPQTKLSYPEKFSDQKREVSLTGDGFFEVVKNPRQPFLVYANGLITQVVGTSFRVKTLANLNQVTVAVRTGKVAVFSMKAFQKAQQQKGKIAHMLLLTPNQQALFEKDSERLTKSLVKEPALIKKPENNQHFVFDNTPVTDVFQTLEESYGVTIKYDPEALKRCNLTAPLGDEPLFRKLDLICQTIGATYEVWETQIVITGKGCN, from the coding sequence ATGCCTATCTATGCCGATTATACGGCTGAGGACCTTGCTCAGGATGATTTCTTTCGGGAATGGGTGCAACAGCCCGATTCTGAAACCAATTTATTCTGGTCTGATTTTCTGACGCGTTATCCTGAAAAGCAGCCTGTAGTTGTAGCAGCCAGAGCCTTGCTGAAAGCGGTTTCGCGGGTGCAGGTTATACCTAGCGTAGAGCAGGGAAACCGGATGTGGGCAATAATTGACCAACATCTTCAGGAAAAGGAAAACACCGTTTTAGCTGACGAACCGCGCCAGTATCAGTTGGGCTTCCGATGGCAGTGGTTGGCGACTGCGGCTTCAATTGCTTTAGTGCTAGGCATTGGGTGGTGGTTCATGCTGAAACCGGGTGCGTCAAATAGCATAGGGACGCACATTGCTACGCCTGGCGAATCGACAGTTGCCTGGATTGAGAAAATGAATACGACCCGCCAGCCATTATCTATTCAGTTGGCAGATGGGAGTCGGGTTGTTTTGGAGCCACAGACTAAACTAAGCTACCCGGAAAAGTTTTCAGATCAAAAGCGCGAAGTCAGCCTGACGGGAGATGGCTTTTTTGAGGTTGTAAAAAATCCCAGGCAACCGTTTCTCGTCTATGCAAACGGGTTAATAACGCAGGTCGTTGGTACAAGCTTTCGCGTGAAAACGCTGGCAAACCTGAATCAGGTAACTGTTGCCGTACGTACCGGAAAAGTGGCGGTGTTTAGTATGAAAGCATTTCAAAAGGCTCAGCAACAGAAGGGCAAGATTGCGCATATGCTACTGTTGACACCGAATCAACAAGCCTTATTTGAGAAAGATAGTGAGCGACTAACGAAAAGCCTGGTTAAGGAGCCCGCGTTGATTAAAAAGCCAGAGAACAATCAGCATTTTGTGTTTGACAACACGCCCGTTACGGATGTGTTTCAAACCCTGGAGGAATCCTACGGCGTAACAATCAAGTATGATCCAGAGGCACTAAAGCGGTGCAATTTGACGGCTCCACTGGGCGATGAGCCTCTTTTCCGGAAGTTGGACCTGATTTGCCAAACGATCGGTGCAACCTATGAAGTTTGGGAAACACAGATAGTTATCACTGGGAAAGGGTGCAACTAA